A segment of the Flavobacteriales bacterium genome:
TTCCTCTAGAATAGAATTTCACTGATTTATTTGTCAAATTATGATCAAATTCAGGAGAAATCAAAATAGCGGTATCAGATGTAGAATATGAAGTACGAAGACGCATTACATTACTTGAATCATAAGCTGAAGATGTAGCGTATTTGTGCACTCCATAGAACGAAGACGAAGAAGCAATATCCTCGTATTCAGACCAACATTTTGTAAGTCCTTCACCGTTTGCAACTCCTTCAAAACTTTCGTTTGTAATTGCTGAAATAGTATTACAAAGTGTAGTTCCAGAAACTTCACTTGTCCATAAACTAGTATCCCCTGCACCACAAATGGCTCTTACATAGAAATCGTAAGTTGTTCCATCGTTAAGTCCTGTTACTGTTTTAAAAGTATCAGTAGAAGTTACGAAAGTTCCAGATCCTTGAGTAAATCCTGTTTCTCCATATTCCACTTCATAAGTTCCTGCGGCTGTTTCTGGAGTCCAGCTAAATGTCATACTATCTGTTCCGATAGCTGAAATCATTAAACTATCTGGCTTCACACAGGCAGGAATTGTTTCCCAATTGAAATCATCGATATATACCGAACAATAATCATCATCTGTTAAATACTTTATTGCTAAAAATTTATGAGTAGTTGTTTGGTCATAGTTCACCGAATACTCTGTATAAGTAGCAGTAAGCATTACTGTATCAACCACTGTAAACGAAGCGGTATCTGAAGGACTCGTCATTGTTCCTAGAATAACACCTGTGTTTCCTGGCCCTGTTTCTTTCGCAAAGAATCTTGCTCTATGTGTTCCATTAGGGAGATCATTAAGCTCAGGTGTAATAAAATAAATTTGAGCATCTATATCTGCAGAGTTATACAGTCTTATATGTCTATTTCCACTATTTGGACTTGTAGAAGAATAAGTATAAGCTCTCGCTGAAGTAGAAGTTGAATTAATCACATTTGCCCAACAATCTGGAACAATTGCTGAAGCGTAAGAATCAAAGTTTTCGCTAAAAGAATTAACAGTACCACATTCTGTAGTAAAGTTCATTGTTGTAGAAGCACTTGTATCTGTTGCTGAACAAACTGCAAATACATTAATAGTATAGTCTGTATTTCCATTTAATCCAGTAATTGTTTCAGTAGTATCAGAACTTGTTCCTGATGCAATTATTGTTGTTGAATCTAGTTCTGTTATTTCATAGTAATATGAATTAGCAGAAGCTACGGCATCCCAATAAACAGCAGCAGAACTATCTGTTGTTGAGTCCAAGCTTACTGTGTTTATCTCCAAACAAGATGGAGTTTGCTCCCACATAAAATTATCAATAAATCCACTACTGTAGTTCGTATTAGATAAGTATTTAATCGCTACATAATTATGATTTGCATGCGTAATTTCTTTTCTATAAACTGTGTATGTTGAAGTAAGATCTATTGTATCCACAGGAGTGAAACTTGCTGTATCCATTGCTGATGCAATTGTTCCTACTACGAATTTACTTGTACTTGAGGAACCTTTTACCATCATGTTTATTCTATGTGTACCTGCTGCCAGAGTTGTTAATTCTGGAGACAAAGCCGTAAGATTTAAGTTTGAACCTGTTATTGAGGAATTATAAAATCTTAAATGTTTCGTTCCTATTGGACCTGTAGAGGTATAAGCTTCGATATCCGTAAAGCTATTCCCTACTTCTATAGAAGACCAACAGTCTGGTAATGCTCCTGTAGCAGTATTATCAAAAGAATCTGCAAATGTTGCGTATGTTATACAATTTGTCGTGAAATTAAAACTCATTTCATCAGATGTAGTATCTGCTCCAGTACAATTTGTGAATATTTCTAAATTATAATCCGTATTTGGCATTAGCCCAGAGAAATTTAAAAAAGTATCCGAAGTATTTCCTTGAAATACAGCTGTAGTATTTCCTACTTCAAATAATTTATAAGCATAATCTGTTGCATTTGCAGAACTATCTTGCCAACTTAATACAGCACTTGTATCCGTAATATTAGCATCCATTGCATAAGGAGTAAAACAAGTAAACGGAATTGTTAAAGGTCCGCTTACATCATCAATACTTAAACGCAGCTCATCTTTTGAAATCGCTTGAAAGGCAACTCTTACTGTTTGACCAGCATAAGTTCCTAATGGATATGAGTATTTCGTCCAAGTTGTTGGAGGAGTAATATTTGTATCCAAAGTAACTGTGAAATCTGCGGTATCTGTACCATCTCCAGAGTTTGATAGTTTTAAATGAAACTGATCTTGATAAGTACTTGAATTATTCCTCGCATAAAAATGAAGCGTATCTGTTGGAAAAATCACTAATTCTCTGGTAATTAACCAATCATTATGTGCCTGTGAAGAATGATATCCTATGGAAGCAGAATTAGATCCCGTATGCGGATTAGTACTGTACTGAGACCATGCCCTTCCAGAGGAACCATAGTCCAAAACTTCCCACCCTTGAGGGGGAAATTGATTTCCTTCAAAACTTTCGTTTAAAGGTTGTGCCATTCCTGAAAAAGAAAATAATATCAGGAAAACACTTAGTAAGTATGAGTTTTTCATATGAATATAAGTTTAAAAATCATAGAAAAACATCAAAAAAAGTACCAAGTTTGCAATAATTTAACATTGAAAATTTGTATAAACTCAAAAACCGCACTATATTACTGGCTTTTTGAATGTTATATTGTTTAATTTTTAAATAAATAACACTATTTTGGTATAAAATTAAACAAATCTCAATGGATTATTTAACTTCAATTATAGTAAAACCCTTAAAAAAACATGATTTCGACTATCTTTGAGAGATAAGAATCTGCAAAATGAGAATGATTTTACAACGTGTTTCACAGGCACGACTCACTTCAAGAAAAAACTTCCTTTCTGAAATTCAAAACGGGCTATTCATCTTAGTAGGCGTGGGAGACGAGGATAGCAAAGAAGATGCCAAATGGCTTGTTCAAAAAGTGTTAAAATGCCGTATTTTTTCTGATGAAAATGATCTTATGAATTTATCGGTCATGGATACCAAAGGTGAATTACTGGTGGTCAGTCAATTTACCCTTCATGCTTCTTATAAAAAAGGAAATAGACCTTCATTCATAAAAGCTGCAAAAGCTCAAAAAGCTTTAGAACTTTATGAATATACCGTCAATCTCTTCAAAGAACAATATCAAGAAAGTGCCGTAAAAATGGGCTCTTTTGGAAATCATATGGAGATTTCTTGCGTAAACGACGGACCAGTAACCCTCATTTTTGATAGTAAAAACAAAGAATAATGGAACTAAAAGAATTACAAGAACAAGTAGATAATTGGATCAAGACCTATGGCGTACGTTATTTTAGTGAGCTAACCAATATGGCAATCCTCACAGAAGAAGTAGGCGAACTGGCAAGAATCATGAGCCGACGCTATGGTGAACAATCCGAAAAAGAGAGCGATAAAAACAAAGACTTAGGCGATGAAATTGCGGATGTACTTTGGGTGCTTACCTGCATTGCAAATCAAACAGGAATAGACCTAGAAAAAGCCCTCCAAAAAAACTTCGAAAAGAAAACCCAACGTGATGCTACAAGGCATTTGGAAAATAAAAAACTGGAGTGATAGATTTGAAAGTTAATTACTCAATGGCATAAGCCCCTTCAAAGAGAGGAAGGGGGATATTCTACAAAAAAAATACTCCAAAAATGAAACTAAAACCTATGGGTAAATTAACACCAAAAATGGAATTATTTATCAAACAGTTTGACGCTATTTATCATAAAATATCATCCAAAAAAGGGTGCTCCAAACAGTTTTCACAACAAAACAACCGAGGTGTTCAGTAAAATTATTAGTAATAAAATAGCTTAATCAGATTTTTTATCACTATTTTTTTTCTTTTCAAGTAGTACTAGATATACACCTCCACAAACGAGAAAAACACTAATCATGTTTTTATAATCATAAATATGATCTGTATTAAATAAGAAAACCCCTATTGCTACTGCAACTGAATAATAGGTTAGAGAAAAGGCTGTTTGTGTTTTTTTCATAGTTTCTGTATTTTGAATTAATAATTGTATGTGGGATCGTTAATTTCATGATATATTTTTCTAAATTAACAGAACTAATAAATTGACATACCTAAATACCCTAACATTAATAACAATGCGATAAAATGGATAAATGGAAACATCACCATTCTATTATGCTTGAATTCTAAGTAGCTACGAATAAAAAACGAAAGGAAAAATGTTATTAAAAAAGCCATTTCTATTTCAGAAAAATTCGCTTTATATATCAATGATAGCACTAAGCCTATTAACGACAAAATCATGGAAACTATAGTAGAAACTCCCGAAGATTCATTGTTTATATAAAATGAAGGTTTAATAGAGTATGATAATGACATACAATTTGAAAATAAAAGTGACCAATATCCTCGATCTTCCAGAATTATAAACAATTCTTCAGTGTTTTTATCCACACTGGACAAATCAACTGTTACTGAATGGTAATCCAGTTTGAACACTGCTTTCTTAGAACTAGAAGAATCTAATGCAATCTCCTGTCCAAAAAACAAATTTTGTTTTTGTCTTTTGCCATCCAAGAATACCTTAATAGACCTTGCAGCGTAATATGGTGTTTGATTAATTGCTTTTACAATCATAATAATTTAAATTTTTTCCCATTTTGAAATAAAAATATTAATATGGCTTACACTCATTACATAGACTTAAATCAATGATATCGATACTATTAATATTTTGTAAATCCATTAGTTGTTCGTATTTTTTTTATTGATTCAACAGCACTAAGCTATATTTTTTTGTAAAAAATAGCAAAGTTTTTTTAATGTAATTTATTAATCTGTTTAATCTTATAAAAAACTTTTGATGTCAACTCAAAAAATAACATTGCCTAACTTCTTTATTTATGTGCGCTTAGTCACTTTGCTTATTTCTTGATTTTCCTTATCTAGAACCATTCTGAATTATGTACCACTTGAATGCAAATGTGTTTTATACCGATTACTTGCTAAAATTACCCACTTATTTCACTGCGTTCATAACTGGCTTTTAGCAATGTATCGGCATAATACCTATGGGTAAATTAACACCAAAAATGGTATTATTACTGGAAAAAGGTATTTGGAAGCGGGGTGTGTAGAAGATTTTGTTCTCGATACAATTTTTGATTTCATTGCATTTCATCAAAAACCACTCAAACTGACAAAAGCATACAATTTTTGATTCCATTGCATTTCATCAAATATCACTCGAATTGACAAAAGCATACAATTTTTACTTCTCTGTCAGTTCAGTCCCGATGATCTCGGGATAAACTCTGACCCGATACATTGTGAAAACTATTTTATGAATAAAATAAAGTAGTGAGAATTGAACAAGTAATCGGTATAATCACAAAAAACTCAAATAGAAATCCCGATAGATTTTGTACTTTTGTAAATTAATATTTTCATCAAAAATCTATGTTTACGGGAATCATCGAAACTACGGGGAAAGTGGTGAAGATGGTACAAGAGGATACCAATATCCACTTTACTATTGAAACTGAGATAACCCCCGAACTAAAAATAGACCAAAGTGTTGCCCACAACGGTGTCTGCCTTACAGTGGTGGAAAAAAACGAAAACCAATATGTGGTAACCGCTATAGACGAAACCCTAAAAAGATCTAACCTACAAGACTGGAAAGAAGGAACTGCTGTAAACCTAGAGCGCTGTACGCAAATGAATGGCAGACTAGATGGTCATATTGTACAAGGACATGTAGATACCACAGGAATTTGTACCCAAGTAGAAAACGAAAATGGAAGTTGGAAATACACCATAGAATACAAGCCCATTAAAGAAGAGTATCTTACCGTAGAAAAAGGATCAATCTGTATTAATGGTGTTTCACTTACAGTGGTAGATTCTACTCCAACAAGTTTTTCGGTAGCGATTATTCCTTATACACATGAGCATACAAACTTTTATCAGCTCAAGGAAGGAGATCAGGTAAACTTAGAATTTGATATAATCGGAAAATACCTAGTGGCTTTAGCCCAAAAACGCGGAAAAGAATAGCATGAATAAATATCGATCGCATACTTGTGGAGAACTCAGAATGAGTCACCAAGGAGAAAGCGTAAAACTAAGCGGTTGGACGCAAAGAGTGAGAGAAATGGGTGGAATGATCTTTATAGACTTGAGAGATCGTTATGGAATCACCCAATTGAAATTTGACCAAGAAATTAACCCAGAACTTGTTGAAAAAGCCAAATCTATTGGAAGAGAAACGGTTTTGGGAATCCAAGGAACGGTGATAGAACGTAGTTCTAAAAACAATAATATTCCTACTGGAGAAATAGAAATTGAAGTAACAAATCTTCAAATACTTAATCCTGCAAAAACACCTCCATTTACCATAGAAGACAAAACAGATGGTGGAGATGATTTGAGAATGCAATATCGCTACCTAGATCTTAGGAGAAATCCAGTAAGAGAAAACCTTATTTTGAGATCTAAAGTAGCCATCGAGACAAGAAAATACCTTTCGGATAGAGAATTTATTGAGGTAGAAACTCCTGTTCTAATAAAATCCACTCCCGAAGGAGCAAGAGATTTTGTAGTGCCTTCTAGAATGAACAAAGGAGAATTCTACGCCTTGCCTCAGTCTCCTCAAACTTTTAAGCAATTGCTTATGGTTTCTGGTTTCGATAAATATTTTCAGATTGTAAAATGCTTTAGAGACGAGGATTTAAGAGCCGATCGTCAGCCTGAGTTTACTCAAATAGACTGCGAAATGTCTTTTGTGGAGCAAGAAGATATTCTCAATACTTTTGAAGGACTTACTCGTCATTTGATTAAAGAAACAAAAGGAGTAGAACTTGGAGATTTCCCAAGAATGACTTACGATGACGCTATGCGTCTTTATGGGTCTGACAAACCTGATACCCGTTTTGGGATGGAGTTTGTAGATTTTACAGAAGAAACTCAAAACAAAGGATTTGCCATTTTTGACCAAGCCGAAATCATCATCGGAATTCTTGCCAAAGGATGTGCAGACTATAGCCGAAAGAAAACCGACAAGCTTACCAAGTGGGTGCAAAGACCACAGATAGGAGCCAAAGGAATGGTGTATGCCAAATGGAATGAAGACGGGAGTACAAAATCATCAGTAGATAAATTTTATAGCTCAGAGCAAATCATTTCTTGGTTTGAAAAAGCTGGAGGAGAAAAAGGGGATATGATCCTGATACTTTCTGGAGAAAAAGACAAAACGAGAAAACAACTTTCTGAGCTGCGTCTTGAGATGGGAAGCCAACTAGGATTAAAAGATCCTGAAAAATTTGCTCCACTTTGGGTATTAGATTTTCCACTCCTTGAATGGGATGAAGAAAGTGAGCGTTATCACGCCATGCATCACCCATTTACCTCACCAAAAGATGAAGATATTGCAAGAATTGCGACACATCCTGCAGACGTGAGAGCCAATGCCTATGACTTGGTTCTTAATGGATCTGAAATAGGAGGAGGATCTATCAGAATACACGATAGAGAAATACAAAACCAAATGTTTCATCACCTTGGGTTTACCCAAGAAGAAGCATTAGCACAGTTCGGATTCCTTTTGGAAGCCTTTGAATATGGAGCACCACCACATGGTGGAATTGCTTTCGGACTGGATAGACTTTGTTCTATCATCGGAGGAGCTGAATCTATTAGAGATTATATCGCCTTCCCAAAAAATAACTCGGGTAGAGATGTCATGATAGACGCACCAGCCCACATAGATCAATCACAACTTCAAGAGCTTTCACTGGTATTAAACCTTGAAGAAAAAAATTAGCATTACCATGACAAACATTAAAGCAAAATCAGCCTTAATATCGGTATTTTATAAAGACGGACTCGCCCCAATTGTTCAAAAATTACACGAATTGGGAATTGAAATATACTCCACTGGAGGAACTCAAAAGTTTATTGAAGACCTTGAAATTCCTGTAAACCGTGTGGAAGACACCACAGGGTATCCATCCATTTTAGGAGGTAGGGTAAAAACCCTTCACCCAAATGTGTTTGGAGGTATTCTTTGGAGAAGAGGATTAGAAGATGATATTCGTGATACCCAAAAACATGATATTCCATCTTTTGATATCGTTATTGTAGATCTTTATCCTTTTGAAGAAACAGTAGCTTCTGGAGCAGAAGAAGCAGACATTATCGAAAAAGTAGATATCGGAGGGATTTCCTTAATCCGTGCAGCAGCCAAGAACTTTAAAGATGTAGTCATTATTCCTTCTAGAAATGAATATGCCAGACTTCTCACGATCTTAAATGAAGCTGAGGGAGAAACTACATTGGAACAAAGAAAAAACTTTGCCACACGTGCTTTTCAAGTATCTTCTCACTACGATACAGAGATTTATAAATATTTCAACAAAGAAGGGGACTTTAAAGTATTTAGAGAGAGTTTTTCTAGTTATGAAGAACTTCGTTATGGAGAAAACCCTCACCAAGAAGGAATATTCCATGGAAATCTATCAGAAATGTTTGACCAGCTCAATGGAAAAGCCATTTCTTACAACAACCTTTTGGATATCGATGCAGCCGTAAACCTCATTGGAGAATTTGACGAAACAACCTTTGCCGTTCTAAAACACAATAATGCATGTGGAATTGCCAGTAGAGACAATGTTCTTTTGGCTTGGAAAGATGCTTTAGCTGGAGATCCTGTTTCTGCTTTTGGAGGGGTTTTGGCTACCAATGTAGAAGTTGGTGAAGAAGTAGCTGAAGAAATCAATAAAATTTTCTTTGAAGTGATTATTGCTCCTTCATACACAGAGGAAGCTTTAGACATTTTAAAATCGAAGAAAAACAGAATTATCTTAGTTCAAAAAGAACAACTTTCAGAAAGAAAAATCTTTAGAACCGTACTCAATGGTGTACTTGAACAAGATGCTGACCATATAACTGATAACGAAGATAATTTCACGGTAAGTACAGAAAATGAGCCTACTGAAGAACAAAAATCGGATATGATTTTTGCCTCAAAAATCTGTAAACATACCAAGTCAAATGCCATTGTTTTTGCCAAAAACAAACAACTTTTGGCAAGTGGTGTAGGACAAACATCTCGTGTAGATGCCTTAAAACAAGCGACTATCAAAGCTAAGACTTTTGGATTTGAACTAAAAGATGCAGTAATGGCTTCCGATGCTTTTTTCCCATTCCCAGACTGCGTAGAGCTTGCTGACGAACAAGGAATCAAGGCGGTTATCCAACCTGGAGGATCGATAAAAGACCAATTATCGATAGATTACTGTAATGAAAACGAGATGACGATGGTATTCACAGGTACACGCCATTTTAAACACTAAAATAATTTTATCTTTGAGCTAAATATAACAATATGGGATTTTTCGATTTATTCAAAACACATGATGTTGCCATTGATTTGGGAACGGCAAACACCTTAATCATCTACAACAATAAAGTAGTAGTAGATGAACCCTCGATAGTGGCAAAAGATCGCTTGAGCGGGAAAGTGATTGCTGTGGGTCTCAAAGCACAACAAATGCATGGTAAAACCCATGAAAACATCAAGACGATTCGCCCACTAAAAGACGGTGTAATTGCCGATTTTAGTGCCTCGGAACATCTTATTAGAGAATTTGTTCGAAAAATCCCACAGCTCAAGAATTTTGTAAAAACCCCTTCTCTACGTATGGTAATTTGTATTCCAAGTGGAATTACCGAAGTAGAAAAAAGAGCCGTTATTGATTCTGCCGAACACGCAGGAGCAAAAGACGTGTATCTCGTTCACGAACCCATGGCGGCGGCTATCGGTATCGGAATTGATGTACAGGAGCCAAAAGGGAATATGATTATCGATATAGGAGGAGGAACTACCGAAATTGCCGTATTGGCACTAGGAGGAATCGTGTGCGATAAATCTATCAAAGTTGCAGGAGATATCTTCACTAATGATATTTCTTACTATATGCGTACTCAGCATAATCTATTTATAGGAGAGAGAACCGCAGAACGAATTAAAATAGAAGTGGGAGCTGCCATTCCTGATCTAGAAAGCCCACCAGAAGATTATGCCGTACAAGGTAGAGATCTGATGACGGGAAAGCCAAAACAAGTTACCGTTTCCTCATCAGAAATTGCTAGAGCTTTGGATAAATCCATTAATCAGATTGAAGAAGCCATTATGCAAACGCTTTCTATGACACCACCAGAATTGGCTGCCGATATCTACAATACAGGAATCTATCTTGCAGGTGGAGGATCTATGTTGAGAGGTTTAGATAGAAGAATTTCTATAAAAACTGAGCTTCCAGTATGTATTGCCGAAGATCCTTTAAGAGCCGTTGTTCGTGGAACAGGTATTTGCCTTAAAAATCTGGAGAAATTCCAATTCTTAATGAAAAAATAAATAAATGTTACACCTGTTTGAACTACTTAGGAAGTATAAGTATGCTTTATCTTTTGTGATATTGCAGCTCATTTCCTTTGTGTTTTTATTCAATACGCAGGTGTTTCATAAATTTTCTTTTTTAAATTCATCTAATTATTTGGTGGGTTCTACTTATGCCGTTTCTAGTAGTATTAATAATTACTTTAATCTGAAATCTAGAAATGTGCATCTGCAAGATCAAAACAGTCAATTATTAGAACAAAATCACCAACTAAAAGAACTCCTATTTGAAACCGGGAAAAATATTACGATAGATACCACAGATTTTACCTCGGTATTTCAATATCTCCCAGCAAAAGTGGTCAATTTTACTCAACACAATAAAAACGTATTTCTCACCATAAACAAAGGTGCCAATGATGGAATAAAGAAAGATATGGGAGTTATTGGAGCAAAAGGGATTATAGGTAAAACCATCTATATCTCAAACCAATACTCGATTGTGATGACTTGCTTACATCAAGATTTTTATACCAATATAGAAATAGGAAAGGAAAAAGTAATAGGTTCCCTTTCATGGAATGGAAACGATAACACTACTTGCCAAATAGGTTCGGTGAGTAAATACGCAAAAGTACAGGAAGGAGATTCTGTTTTCACTAATCAACTTTCTTCTATTTTCCCAAAAGATATCTTTATTGGGCAAGTTTCTAAAGTTTCCATAAATCCTGACGATCAGTTTTTCCAGATAGAAGTAGCTCTTGGACAAAACATAAAAGAAGCCTATCATGTCTATTTTTTAATGGACATAGACCGTGAAGAAAAACAATCTTTAGAAGACTCCATTTATGTTAAATAGATTGATTTCTCCCTATATACTGCGATTTTTCGCTTTGGTTTTCGCCCAAGTTTTCATCCTAGACGAAGTATATCTAGGAATGGAGCTACATCCTGTTATCTATCTATTATTTCCCCTAACCATGCCTCCAGGGGAGGATAAATTTAAAATTCTTTTGAGTTCTTTTACCATGGCTTTGTTGATAGATATTTTTCTAGACACTCTAGGATTACACAGTTCTGCCATGCTACTCATGATTTTATTGAGACCTATTGGATTAAAATCTATCAGGATTAAAACACTGGATATCAATGAAGAAATCACCATTCAAAAGATTCCTATTCTATCATTTAGTTTATACATTTTGACATTTACTTTGGTGCATCAGATTTATTATATAATTTTAAGCAACCTAAATATTGGAGCCATTGTACAATGGAAGTATATTTTCTTAAACACGATACTTTCATCACTTATTATGGTTTTGATTCATATTATTTTTACAAAAAAAAACAAAAGATAAATCGTGAAAAAATACGATTTAAAAAATCGACAATATATTATTCTCTTTTTGATGACACTTGGAGCATTAGTGATTTTCTTAAAACTCATTAATCTTCAATTAATCAATGATGTTTATAAGGAAAAGGCGGAGAGAAATGTCATTCGACAAGAAATACTGTATCCTGTTCGGGGTTCTATCTACGATAGAAACGGAGAACTTCTTGTGGGAAATATCCGTGCATTTGACCTCATGGTAACTCCCAGATATACAAAAGAATTTGACACTACGCTCTTAGCAAAATTAACCGATTCTTCTGTTGAAATCATCAAGAAAAAACTTAAAAAAGCCCAAAGATATTCCAGACACCTCGCCTCTCCAGTAATCAAAAACATTGAAAAAAAAGAGGGAATGATGTTATTGGAAAAAATCAATTCCTTTCCTGGTTTTGAGCTTCAAGAACGTACTACCCGATTTTACCCTTACGGAGTAGCTGCCAATATTTTGGGATATATTTCTCAAGTCCCTCCCCAATTTCAACGAGACAACCCTTACTATCATAGAAATGATAATATTGGAAGAACAGGCGTAGAGCGTACCTACGAAAAAGATTTAAGAGGAGAAAAAGGAGAAAAATTTTATTATAAAGATCGCTTTGGAAGATCAAAAGGAAGTTATAAAAACGGAGAATTGAACAAAAAAGCAAAAAGCGGTAAAGATCTAACAATTACCTTGGATTGGAAGCTTCAAGACTACGCACAGCAACTCATGGACGGAAAAAAAGGAGCTGTGGTAGCTATTGAACCCTCAAGTGGAGAAGTGCTCAGTATCGTTTCTAGTCCTACTTATGACCCAAATTTATTAGTAGGAAGAAGACGAACTAAAAACTATAATTTACTAGAAAAGGATACACTACTTCCTTTGTATGATAGAGCATTACAAGGACAATATCCTCCAGGTTCTACTTTTAAACTCGTAAACGCTTTAATTGGCTTACAAGAAGGAACGGTAACAGAATATTCAAAATTTCCCTGTCACCATGGATGGTATTATAGTCCGAGATTAAAAGTGGGTTGTCATTCACACTATTCTCCATTGGCATTGAGACAATCTATTGCACAATCTTGTAATGGATATTACTGTGCCCTTTTTCATAAAATGATTGATAAAGATCAAAAAACAAAAGAAAACTACACACGCTGGAGGGAATATGTGAAAAGTTTTGGATTTGGAAATTATCTTGGAAATGATTTTGATAAAGGAAGTCCAGGGAAAATTCCATCAGTAGCCGATAATGATTCTCGGTATCCCAAACTTTGGAAAGCTCCCACGGTTATTTCTTTATCTATTGGACAAGATGCCTTGCTGGCAACGCCTATCCAGATGGCAAATATGGCAGCTGCTATTGCCAATAGAGGATATTTTTACACACCTCATATCATTAAAGAAAAAAATGGAGAATCGATTGAAATTGAACGTTTCACCA
Coding sequences within it:
- a CDS encoding rod shape-determining protein MreC, encoding MLHLFELLRKYKYALSFVILQLISFVFLFNTQVFHKFSFLNSSNYLVGSTYAVSSSINNYFNLKSRNVHLQDQNSQLLEQNHQLKELLFETGKNITIDTTDFTSVFQYLPAKVVNFTQHNKNVFLTINKGANDGIKKDMGVIGAKGIIGKTIYISNQYSIVMTCLHQDFYTNIEIGKEKVIGSLSWNGNDNTTCQIGSVSKYAKVQEGDSVFTNQLSSIFPKDIFIGQVSKVSINPDDQFFQIEVALGQNIKEAYHVYFLMDIDREEKQSLEDSIYVK
- the purH gene encoding bifunctional phosphoribosylaminoimidazolecarboxamide formyltransferase/IMP cyclohydrolase; amino-acid sequence: MTNIKAKSALISVFYKDGLAPIVQKLHELGIEIYSTGGTQKFIEDLEIPVNRVEDTTGYPSILGGRVKTLHPNVFGGILWRRGLEDDIRDTQKHDIPSFDIVIVDLYPFEETVASGAEEADIIEKVDIGGISLIRAAAKNFKDVVIIPSRNEYARLLTILNEAEGETTLEQRKNFATRAFQVSSHYDTEIYKYFNKEGDFKVFRESFSSYEELRYGENPHQEGIFHGNLSEMFDQLNGKAISYNNLLDIDAAVNLIGEFDETTFAVLKHNNACGIASRDNVLLAWKDALAGDPVSAFGGVLATNVEVGEEVAEEINKIFFEVIIAPSYTEEALDILKSKKNRIILVQKEQLSERKIFRTVLNGVLEQDADHITDNEDNFTVSTENEPTEEQKSDMIFASKICKHTKSNAIVFAKNKQLLASGVGQTSRVDALKQATIKAKTFGFELKDAVMASDAFFPFPDCVELADEQGIKAVIQPGGSIKDQLSIDYCNENEMTMVFTGTRHFKH
- the mrdA gene encoding penicillin-binding protein 2, which codes for MKKYDLKNRQYIILFLMTLGALVIFLKLINLQLINDVYKEKAERNVIRQEILYPVRGSIYDRNGELLVGNIRAFDLMVTPRYTKEFDTTLLAKLTDSSVEIIKKKLKKAQRYSRHLASPVIKNIEKKEGMMLLEKINSFPGFELQERTTRFYPYGVAANILGYISQVPPQFQRDNPYYHRNDNIGRTGVERTYEKDLRGEKGEKFYYKDRFGRSKGSYKNGELNKKAKSGKDLTITLDWKLQDYAQQLMDGKKGAVVAIEPSSGEVLSIVSSPTYDPNLLVGRRRTKNYNLLEKDTLLPLYDRALQGQYPPGSTFKLVNALIGLQEGTVTEYSKFPCHHGWYYSPRLKVGCHSHYSPLALRQSIAQSCNGYYCALFHKMIDKDQKTKENYTRWREYVKSFGFGNYLGNDFDKGSPGKIPSVADNDSRYPKLWKAPTVISLSIGQDALLATPIQMANMAAAIANRGYFYTPHIIKEKNGESIEIERFTKPKKINIDKKHFETVIDGMQLAVEGKIGVATSTGARIQGITVCGKTGTAQNVNKDKDHSIFIAFAPRENPKIAIAVYVENAGWGSSYGVPIASLIMERYLKGHIVRQELSQKMINTNLLETESDEES
- a CDS encoding rod shape-determining protein, with translation MGFFDLFKTHDVAIDLGTANTLIIYNNKVVVDEPSIVAKDRLSGKVIAVGLKAQQMHGKTHENIKTIRPLKDGVIADFSASEHLIREFVRKIPQLKNFVKTPSLRMVICIPSGITEVEKRAVIDSAEHAGAKDVYLVHEPMAAAIGIGIDVQEPKGNMIIDIGGGTTEIAVLALGGIVCDKSIKVAGDIFTNDISYYMRTQHNLFIGERTAERIKIEVGAAIPDLESPPEDYAVQGRDLMTGKPKQVTVSSSEIARALDKSINQIEEAIMQTLSMTPPELAADIYNTGIYLAGGGSMLRGLDRRISIKTELPVCIAEDPLRAVVRGTGICLKNLEKFQFLMKK